From the Limanda limanda chromosome 2, fLimLim1.1, whole genome shotgun sequence genome, one window contains:
- the LOC133016043 gene encoding beta-1,3-N-acetylglucosaminyltransferase lunatic fringe-like has protein sequence MRTHSGSSNPLTGPWAPGPRAAAAAVTCLLAAGMLVVSVGDVSSGEPGGPPGGPPAAGAGNGRAFSAYFRKLTRERRAISGPRRRSVTPGPVEPLTPADLFVAVKTTGRNHRQRLDLLLETWISTHMHQTYVFTDGEDEELRKRMGSHLINTNCSAAHSRQALSCKMAQEYDTFIHSGKKWFCHVDDDNYVNVGSLLRLLSQFAHTEDVYIGRPSLERPIEATEKLGTAEMKQVRFWFATGGAGFCLSRGLALKMKPWASDGTFMSTAEHIRLPDDCTVGYIVEALLGVSLVRSALFHSHLENLGLVSDIHNQVTLSYGTVENNRNTVNVKRAFSVSEDPTRFRSVHCLLYPDTPWCPGPWRLPQPPSTDGGMD, from the exons ATGCGGACTCACAGCGGCTCATCCAACCCGCTCACCGGCCCCTGGGCCCCGGGTCCCCGGGCTGCAGCCGCCGCGGTCACCTGCCTGCTGGCGGCCGGGATGCTGGTCGTCTCTGTCGGGGACGTGAGCAGCGGAGAGCCGGGGGGTCCTCCGGGGGGTCCTCCGGCTGCTGGAGCAGGGAACGGAAGGGCTTTCTCGGCCTATTTCAGGAAGCTGACCCGGGAGAGGAGAGCGATCAGCGGGCCCCGGAGGAGGAGCGTGACCCCCGGGCCCGTGGAGCCTCTGACACCCGCTGACCTCTTCGTAGCGGTGAAGACCACCGGGAGGAATCACCGGCAGAGActggacctgctgctggagacatggatctccacacacatgcaccag ACGTACGTGTTCACTGAcggagaggatgaggagctgaggaagagaatgg GTTCTCACCTGATCAACACCAACTGCTCAGCCGCCCACAGTCGTCAGGCCCTCTCCTGTAAAATGGCTCAGGAGTACGACACTTTCATTCACTCTGGAAAGAA GTGGTTCTGTCACGTCGACGACGACAACTACGTGAACGTCGGCTCCCTCCTGAGACTCCTGTCGCAGTTCGCTCACACGGAGGACGTGTACATCGGCCGGCCGAGCCTGGAACGACCCATAGAGGCCACGGAGAAGCTGGGCACCGCTGAGATG aagcAGGTGCGTTTCTGGTTCGCCACCGGGGGAGCCGGGTTCTGTCTGAGTCGCGGCCTTGCTCTGAAGATGAAACCCTGGGCAAG TGATGGCACTTTCATGTCGACTGCCGAGCACATTCGCCTCCCAGACGACTGCACCGTTGGTTACATCGTGGAAGCGCTGCTCGGCGTGAGTCTCGTCCGCTCAGCGCTGTTCCACTCCCACCTGGAGAACCTGGGACTGGTGTCAGACATACACaaccag GTGACTCTCAGCTACGGCACAgtggaaaacaacagaaacactgtgAATGTGAAAAGAGCTTTCTCAGTTAGTGAAGACCCTACaag